In Psychrobacter ciconiae, the following are encoded in one genomic region:
- a CDS encoding YbjQ family protein yields MQLSNLEHLPNYQITERLDVVYGSTVRSKHVGQDIFAGIKNIVGGELTAYTDLLEESRQEAIDRMIKKAKLLNADAVVGIRFSTSSIAQGAAELFVYGTAVKVVPLASPHYPSQATPSTPPQAPTEPTATAQELPRFHPFDQP; encoded by the coding sequence ATGCAGTTGTCTAACCTTGAGCATTTGCCCAACTATCAAATCACCGAGCGCCTTGATGTGGTTTATGGCAGCACCGTGCGCTCAAAGCACGTGGGACAAGATATTTTTGCGGGCATCAAAAATATCGTGGGCGGTGAGCTGACCGCTTATACCGATCTGCTTGAAGAGTCGCGCCAAGAAGCCATCGACCGCATGATTAAAAAAGCAAAATTGCTCAACGCCGACGCGGTGGTGGGCATCCGTTTTTCAACCTCAAGTATCGCTCAAGGCGCGGCAGAGTTGTTTGTTTATGGCACGGCGGTCAAGGTTGTACCGCTGGCAAGCCCTCACTATCCAAGCCAAGCCACTCCATCAACGCCACCTCAAGCACCGACCGAGCCTACAGCCACGGCGCAAGAGCTACCAAGGTTTCATCCATTTGATCAGCCATGA
- a CDS encoding UPF0149 family protein: MENALSFDELLDYLDESEDQFVLDSVATHGFLTATVIGRALPNWLDILFEGQTAQIPSNVIDGIKRWRQEIGNELKNEMPISLPFGEDEEGLDLSDESDIVAWSIGFVDAMYADEAHDWFDDDDTAEDVAVLTLPMIVLSGIGEDDPELVAMRNDADRIEQMAASIESNLTELFLLFHTND, encoded by the coding sequence ATGGAAAATGCATTAAGCTTTGATGAGTTGCTGGATTATTTAGACGAGTCAGAAGACCAGTTTGTTCTAGATAGTGTGGCAACCCACGGGTTTTTGACCGCCACCGTGATAGGTCGCGCTCTGCCAAATTGGCTGGATATCTTATTTGAAGGTCAAACTGCCCAAATCCCAAGCAATGTCATCGACGGCATCAAGCGCTGGCGCCAAGAGATTGGAAATGAGCTAAAAAACGAGATGCCCATCAGCTTGCCCTTTGGTGAGGATGAGGAAGGGCTTGATTTGTCTGATGAGTCGGATATCGTGGCATGGTCGATTGGCTTTGTTGATGCCATGTACGCCGATGAAGCCCACGACTGGTTTGATGATGATGACACGGCAGAGGACGTTGCGGTATTGACCTTGCCTATGATCGTACTCAGCGGCATTGGTGAAGACGACCCTGAGCTTGTTGCCATGCGCAATGACGCAGACCGAATTGAACAAATGGCAGCCAGCATTGAGAGCAACTTAACTGAGCTGTTTTTATTGTTTCATACCAATGATTAA
- the serB gene encoding phosphoserine phosphatase SerB: MSNQTQFTLPKDSQAWQKAVDTVANLLPEQTNLRDFDALQSLPVFALIVVLPAHIPALDIHNYVQSWVDDQPNWHLVTVAEDQDANYVQFRVDNESVAAAHVDVTADSNAPTTDAINSTASRAAKSSVITSHVYRYLLVPVTETLMHPAKKTAAAHIIDDQLTSSLRQALSQHYQQAQNDPLEALNLVDCHILSIGHMLRTHKLVCFDMDSTLIEQEVIVELAKKAGVGDEVAEITESAMRGEIDFDESFAKRLALLKGVSVTVLDDICENLTLSMGTRATISAFKALGYHTVLVSGGFTYFARYIADILGIDEVHANRLDISDGEVTGEVQLPIINGAKKAAIATQTAARLGIDMSQVVCVGDGANDLPMMAVADLGVAYRAKPIVQARADAAVNVTGLEGVLYALGYPAFKHDD, from the coding sequence ATGAGCAACCAAACCCAGTTTACGCTACCAAAAGACAGTCAAGCTTGGCAAAAAGCCGTCGATACGGTTGCTAATCTGCTTCCTGAGCAAACCAATTTGCGCGACTTTGATGCGCTGCAATCCTTGCCCGTGTTTGCGTTAATTGTGGTGCTTCCTGCTCACATTCCTGCTCTTGATATTCACAATTATGTTCAGTCTTGGGTCGACGATCAGCCCAATTGGCATTTGGTGACGGTGGCTGAAGATCAAGACGCCAACTATGTTCAATTTAGGGTGGACAATGAGTCCGTAGCGGCGGCGCATGTTGATGTTACCGCGGATTCAAACGCCCCTACTACTGACGCCATCAATAGCACGGCTTCGCGCGCTGCTAAAAGCTCGGTGATCACGTCGCACGTTTATCGCTATTTGCTGGTTCCTGTCACCGAAACGCTGATGCATCCGGCAAAAAAGACCGCCGCGGCGCACATTATTGATGACCAATTAACCAGTAGCTTGCGCCAAGCGTTAAGTCAACATTATCAGCAAGCCCAAAACGACCCGCTTGAGGCGTTAAATTTGGTTGATTGCCATATTTTATCCATCGGTCATATGTTAAGAACCCATAAGCTGGTTTGTTTTGATATGGACTCAACCTTGATTGAGCAAGAAGTCATTGTTGAGCTTGCCAAAAAAGCCGGTGTTGGCGATGAGGTTGCAGAAATCACTGAGTCGGCGATGCGCGGTGAGATTGACTTTGATGAGTCGTTTGCCAAGCGCTTGGCATTATTAAAGGGCGTTTCCGTCACGGTTCTTGATGACATTTGCGAAAATTTAACATTGTCAATGGGAACAAGAGCGACCATCAGCGCGTTTAAGGCGCTGGGCTACCATACCGTTTTGGTGTCAGGCGGCTTTACTTATTTTGCGCGCTATATTGCGGATATTTTGGGTATTGATGAGGTTCACGCCAACCGTTTGGACATCAGCGATGGTGAGGTGACCGGCGAGGTGCAATTGCCCATCATCAATGGCGCAAAAAAAGCAGCAATTGCCACGCAAACGGCAGCAAGGCTTGGAATTGATATGTCGCAAGTGGTTTGTGTTGGGGATGGCGCTAATGATTTGCCGATGATGGCGGTTGCCGATTTGGGGGTGGCGTACCGTGCCAAGCCCATCGTTCAGGCGCGGGCGGATGCGGCGGTCAATGTCACAGGGCTTGAGGGTGTGCTTTACGCGTTAGGCTATCCGGCATTTAAGCACGACGATTAA
- a CDS encoding DUF368 domain-containing protein, protein MPSSKPTSNAATNEPQDITVLSKSVKDADEVSSPPTKAPIHNDSPKQLAGIFARGLAMGAADIVPGVSGGTIALIAGIYERLIAALSSIGIDLWRDYRNQGGLQGLLAVWRAVDGTFLLCLVAGIATSLITFAGVIKYLLDYQPLLIWSFFFGLVVATVLLLLSEIKRWTLSRAGLFIVGMIAAVIISSMPALTGTPSLPYLFMSGALAICAMILPGISGSFILLLLGSYDTALAALHNFDLPIVITLVSGMVTGLLLFTKLLKWLLSHYYQGTLALLIGFIAGSLVKVWPWKVDALGGLSETASINVMPWQYPTGAHWLTTLSLIALGAVLVSLLSWWGRRSLQQRPLQ, encoded by the coding sequence ATGCCATCATCAAAACCTACCTCTAATGCGGCGACCAACGAGCCTCAAGACATCACTGTGCTGTCAAAGTCAGTCAAAGACGCCGATGAGGTCAGCTCACCGCCTACCAAAGCGCCAATACATAACGATAGCCCAAAACAGCTTGCCGGAATCTTTGCTCGCGGGTTGGCAATGGGGGCGGCGGATATTGTTCCTGGGGTATCAGGTGGGACGATTGCGCTGATTGCTGGTATCTATGAGCGTTTGATCGCAGCGCTCAGTAGTATTGGTATCGACCTTTGGCGTGATTATCGCAATCAAGGCGGCTTGCAAGGGCTACTTGCGGTTTGGCGCGCCGTCGATGGGACGTTTTTGCTTTGCTTGGTTGCGGGGATTGCCACAAGCCTTATCACTTTTGCCGGCGTTATTAAGTACCTGCTCGATTATCAGCCGCTGTTGATTTGGTCGTTTTTCTTCGGTCTTGTGGTGGCGACCGTTTTATTGTTACTTAGCGAAATCAAGCGCTGGACACTCAGCCGCGCAGGATTATTTATTGTCGGAATGATTGCGGCGGTCATTATCAGCAGCATGCCTGCCCTTACAGGAACGCCAAGCCTGCCGTATTTATTTATGTCGGGGGCGCTTGCCATTTGTGCGATGATTTTACCGGGGATTTCAGGGTCGTTTATTTTATTGCTGCTCGGCTCTTATGATACTGCCCTTGCCGCGCTGCATAATTTTGATTTGCCTATTGTCATTACCTTGGTATCAGGGATGGTGACAGGGCTGCTGCTATTTACCAAGCTGTTAAAATGGCTGCTTTCGCATTACTATCAAGGCACGCTTGCGCTTTTAATTGGCTTTATTGCAGGGTCGCTGGTCAAGGTTTGGCCATGGAAAGTTGACGCGCTTGGCGGCTTATCTGAGACGGCAAGCATCAATGTCATGCCGTGGCAATACCCGACGGGGGCGCATTGGCTGACAACGCTGTCCTTAATCGCGCTGGGTGCGGTTTTGGTTTCGCTGCTGTCTTGGTGGGGTCGGCGGTCATTGCAGCAACGCCCACTGCAATAA
- the bioB gene encoding biotin synthase BioB, translated as MTTLQQILEPNPSFAPTFSTTKSRDEVARLFELPLMDLLMQAQSVHREHFNANEVQISTLLSIKTGNCPEDCGYCSQSGHHRDKTKLEAEKRLEVDKVIAAAKRAKASGSSRFCMGAAWKHPSAKDMPYVVELIQEVKALGLETCMTLGMLNAEQASQLADAGLDYYNHNLDTSRRYYDEVVTTRSYDDRLDTLAQVRASGINVCSGNIVGMGESRDDRIDWVMELLAMPKPPESIPVNLLVPIQGTPLGDKVIAEGQLSVLEWIRTIAVTRICCPTSYVRLSAGRESLSDAEQALAFMAGANSFFYGDKLLTTGNASQSSDQRLMRELGLHAQIAEPRAPKVLPVIDAMSGHESALVLAD; from the coding sequence ATGACCACATTGCAACAAATTTTGGAACCAAATCCAAGCTTTGCCCCGACATTTTCGACCACCAAAAGCCGCGACGAGGTAGCGCGATTGTTTGAGTTACCGCTGATGGATTTGTTAATGCAAGCTCAAAGCGTTCACCGCGAGCATTTTAACGCCAATGAAGTTCAAATCAGCACACTTTTGTCAATTAAGACAGGAAACTGCCCTGAGGACTGTGGTTATTGTTCGCAATCTGGTCACCACCGCGATAAGACTAAACTTGAAGCTGAAAAACGCTTAGAAGTGGACAAGGTGATTGCCGCTGCAAAACGCGCCAAAGCCAGCGGTTCATCACGGTTTTGTATGGGCGCCGCTTGGAAGCACCCAAGCGCCAAAGACATGCCTTATGTGGTTGAGCTGATTCAAGAGGTCAAAGCGCTAGGACTTGAAACGTGCATGACTCTTGGCATGCTTAACGCCGAGCAAGCGTCGCAATTGGCGGATGCCGGTCTTGATTATTACAATCACAACTTGGACACCTCGCGCCGCTATTATGACGAGGTGGTCACCACGCGAAGCTATGATGACAGGCTTGATACCCTTGCCCAAGTTCGCGCCTCTGGCATTAACGTTTGTAGCGGTAATATCGTTGGCATGGGCGAAAGCCGAGATGACCGTATTGATTGGGTGATGGAGCTGCTTGCTATGCCCAAGCCGCCTGAGTCCATTCCGGTAAATTTACTGGTGCCGATTCAAGGAACGCCGCTTGGAGATAAAGTGATTGCTGAGGGTCAATTGTCGGTGCTTGAGTGGATTCGAACCATTGCGGTGACGCGGATTTGCTGCCCGACCAGTTATGTTCGCTTATCGGCAGGTCGTGAAAGCTTATCGGACGCCGAGCAAGCCTTAGCGTTTATGGCAGGGGCAAACTCGTTTTTTTATGGCGATAAATTACTGACCACAGGCAACGCCAGTCAATCAAGCGATCAGCGGCTAATGCGTGAGCTTGGACTTCATGCGCAAATCGCCGAGCCGCGAGCGCCAAAAGTCTTGCCGGTGATCGACGCCATGAGCGGTCATGAGTCCGCCTTAGTTCTTGCAGATTAA
- the hemJ gene encoding protoporphyrinogen oxidase HemJ: protein MPDYFNWIKAWHIISMVCWFAAIFYLPRLFVYHAMSEDKISQERFAVMERKLYRGIMTPAMIATWAFGLWMVVLGWDVYKSQGWLHAKLTLVVLLSAYHGACGFYRKKLMDNPQFKSHVFWRWFNEIPVFALVAIVILVVVKPF from the coding sequence ATGCCGGATTATTTTAATTGGATTAAAGCTTGGCACATCATCTCGATGGTGTGCTGGTTTGCGGCGATTTTTTATTTGCCGCGATTGTTTGTTTATCATGCGATGAGCGAGGATAAGATCAGCCAAGAGCGCTTTGCCGTTATGGAGCGCAAGCTGTATCGCGGGATTATGACGCCTGCCATGATTGCCACTTGGGCGTTTGGGCTTTGGATGGTCGTGCTTGGTTGGGACGTTTATAAATCGCAAGGCTGGCTTCATGCCAAGCTTACTTTGGTGGTTTTATTGTCCGCCTATCACGGTGCTTGCGGCTTTTATCGCAAAAAACTTATGGATAATCCACAGTTTAAGTCGCACGTATTTTGGCGCTGGTTTAATGAAATTCCGGTATTTGCACTGGTGGCTATTGTGATTTTGGTGGTGGTAAAACCGTTTTAA